A window of the Ostrea edulis chromosome 1, xbOstEdul1.1, whole genome shotgun sequence genome harbors these coding sequences:
- the LOC125682099 gene encoding cysteine-rich, acidic integral membrane protein-like, producing the protein MVIEMQGSLNNPSVCSNCNIAGSVNNPSVSSNCNIAGSVNNPSVSSNCNIAGSVNNPSVSTNCDIAGSVNYPSVSSNCNIAGSVNNPSVSTNCNIAGSVNNPSVCSNCNIAGSVNNPSVSTNCNIAGSVNYPSVSSNCNIAGSVNNPSVSTNCNIAGSVNNPSVFSSVNNPSVSSNCNIAGSVNNPSVSSNCNIAGSVNNPSVSTNCNIAGSVNNPSVSISTNCDIGGSVNNPSVSSNCDIGGSVNNPSVSSNCDIGGSVNNPSVSSNCNIAGSVNNPSVSTNCDIGGSVNNPSVSSNCDIGGSVNNPSVSSNCDIGGSVNNPSVSSNCNIAGSVDNPSVSSNCNIAGSVNNPSVSSSVNNPSVSSNCNIAGSVNNPSVSSNCNIAGSVNNPSVSTNCNIAGSVNNPSVSISTNCDIGGSVNNPSVSSNCDIGGSVNNPSVSSNCDIGGSVNNPSVSSNCNIAGSVNNPSVSTNCDIGGSVNNPSVSSNCDIGGSVNNPSVSSNCDIGGSVNNPSVSSNCNIAGSVDNPSVSSNCNIAGSVNNPSVSISTNCDIGGSVNNPSVSSNCDIGGSVNNPSVSSNCDIGGSVNNPSVSSNCNIAGSVNNPSVSTNCDIGGSVNNPSVSSNCDIGGSVNNPSVSSNCDIGGSVNNPSVSSNCNIAGSVNNPSVSSNCNIAGSVNNPSVFISTNCDIGGSVNNPSVSSNCDIGGSVNNPSVSSNCDIGGSVNNPSVSSNCNIAGSVNNPSVSTNCDIGGSVNNPSVSSNCDIGGSVNNPSVSSNCDIGGSVNNPSVSSNCNIAGSVDNPSVSSNCNIAGSVNNPSVSSN; encoded by the exons GCAGTCTCAATAATCCTTCAGTTTGTAGTAACTGTAATATTGCAGGCAGTGTCAATAATCCTTCAGTTTCTAGTAACTGTAATATTGCAGGCAGTGTCAATAATCCCTCAGTTTCTAGTAACTGTAATATTGCAGGCAGTGTCAATAATCCTTCAGTTTCTACTAACTGTGATATTGCAGGCAGTGTCAATTATCCTTCAGTTTCTAGTAACTGTAATATTGCAGGCAGTGTCAATAATCCTTCAGTTTCTACTAACTGTAATATTGCAGGCAGTGTCAATAATCCTTCAGTTTGTAGTAACTGTAATATTGCAGGTAGTGTCAATAATCCTTCAGTTTCTACTAACTGTAATATTGCAGGCAGTGTCAATTATCCTTCAGTTTCTAGTAACTGTAATATTGCAGGCAGTGTCAATAATCCTTCAGTTTCTACTAACTGTAATATTGCAGGCAGTGTCAATAATCCCTCAGTTTTTA GCAGTGTCAATAATCCCTCAGTTTCTAGTAACTGTAATATTGCAGGCAGTGTCAATAATCCTTCAGTTTCTAGTAACTGTAATATTGCAGGCAGTGTCAATAATCCTTCAGTTTCTACTAACTGTAATATTGCAGGCAGTGTCAATAATCCTTCAGTTTCTA TTTCTACTAACTGTGATATTGGAGGCAGTGTCAATAATCCCTCAGTTTCTAGTAACTGTGATATTGGAGGCAGTGTCAATAATCCCTCAGTTTCTAGTAACTGTGATATTGGAGGCAGTGTCAATAATCCCTCAGTTTCTAGTAACTGTAATATTGCAGGCAGTGTCAATAATCCTTCAGTTTCTACTAACTGTGATATTGGAGGCAGTGTCAATAATCCCTCAGTTTCTAGTAACTGTGATATTGGAGGCAGTGTCAATAATCCCTCAGTTTCTAGTAACTGTGATATTGGAGGCAGTGTCAATAATCCCTCAGTTTCTAGTAACTGTAATATTGCAGGCAGTGTCGATAATCCTTCAGTTTCTAGTAACTGTAATATTGCAGGCAGTGTCAATAATCCCTCAGTTTCTA GCAGTGTCAATAATCCCTCAGTTTCTAGTAACTGTAATATTGCAGGCAGTGTCAATAATCCTTCAGTTTCTAGTAACTGTAATATTGCAGGCAGTGTCAATAATCCTTCAGTTTCTACTAACTGTAATATTGCAGGCAGTGTCAATAATCCTTCAGTTTCTA TTTCTACTAACTGTGATATTGGAGGCAGTGTCAATAATCCCTCAGTTTCTAGTAACTGTGATATTGGAGGCAGTGTCAATAATCCCTCAGTTTCTAGTAACTGTGATATTGGAGGCAGTGTCAATAATCCCTCAGTTTCTAGTAACTGTAATATTGCAGGCAGTGTCAATAATCCTTCAGTTTCTACTAACTGTGATATTGGAGGCAGTGTCAATAATCCCTCAGTTTCTAGTAACTGTGATATTGGAGGCAGTGTCAATAATCCCTCAGTTTCTAGTAACTGTGATATTGGAGGCAGTGTCAATAATCCCTCAGTTTCTAGTAACTGTAATATTGCAGGCAGTGTCGATAATCCTTCAGTTTCTAGTAACTGTAATATTGCAGGCAGTGTCAATAATCCCTCAGTTTCTA TTTCTACTAACTGTGATATTGGAGGCAGTGTCAATAATCCCTCAGTTTCTAGTAACTGTGATATTGGAGGCAGTGTCAATAATCCCTCAGTTTCTAGTAACTGTGATATTGGAGGCAGTGTCAATAATCCCTCAGTTTCTAGTAACTGTAATATTGCAGGCAGTGTCAATAATCCTTCAGTTTCTACTAACTGTGATATTGGAGGCAGTGTCAATAATCCCTCAGTTTCTAGTAACTGTGATATTGGAGGCAGTGTCAATAATCCCTCAGTTTCTAGTAACTGTGATATTGGAGGCAGTGTCAATAATCCCTCAGTTTCTAGTAACTGTAATATTGCAGGCAGTGTCAATAATCCTTCAGTTTCTAGTAACTGTAATATTGCAGGCAGTGTCAATAATCCCTCAGTTTTTA TTTCTACTAACTGTGATATTGGAGGCAGTGTCAATAATCCCTCAGTTTCTAGTAACTGTGATATTGGAGGCAGTGTCAATAATCCCTCAGTTTCTAGTAACTGTGATATTGGAGGCAGTGTCAATAATCCCTCAGTTTCTAGTAACTGTAATATTGCAGGCAGTGTCAATAATCCTTCAGTTTCTACTAACTGTGATATTGGAGGCAGTGTCAATAATCCCTCAGTTTCTAGTAACTGTGATATTGGAGGCAGTGTCAATAATCCCTCAGTTTCTAGTAACTGTGATATTGGAGGCAGTGTCAATAATCCCTCAGTTTCTAGTAACTGTAATATTGCAGGCAGTGTCGATAATCCTTCAGTTTCTAGTAACTGTAATATTGCAGGCAGTGTCAATAATCCCTCAGTTTCTAGTAACTAA